A window of the Henckelia pumila isolate YLH828 chromosome 3, ASM3356847v2, whole genome shotgun sequence genome harbors these coding sequences:
- the LOC140886477 gene encoding nucleobase-ascorbate transporter 1: MGDITHLPMEQLQDLEYCIDSNPPWPETILLAFQNYILVLGTSVMIPTLLVPWMGGSDGDKARVIQTLLFVAGINTLLQTLFGTRLPAVVGGSFAYVIPIAYIINDSSLQKISEPNARFIQTMRAIQGALIVAASIQIILGYSQVWGLFSRFFSPLGMAPVVGLVGLGLFQRGFPELGNCIEIGLPALFLVIGLSQYLKQVKPLRDFPIFERFPILVCVAVIWVYSLILTASGAYRNRPNVTQHSCRTDRANLISTAPWFKFPYPLQWGPPTFAAGHAFAMMSAVLVSMVESTGAYKAASRLAIATPPPAYVLSRGIGWQGIGVLLDGLFGTCSGSTVSVENVGLLGLTRVGSRRVVQISSAFMIFFSIFGKFGAVFASIPFPIFAAFYCVLFGLVGSVGLSFLQFTNMNSMRNLLITGLSLFLGISVPQFFDNYWHPPHGLVHTNAGWFNAFLNAIFTSPATVGLIVAVFLDNTIEVEKSKKDRGMPWWVKFRTFRGDNRNEEFYTLPFNLNRFFPPT, encoded by the exons ATGGGTGACATTACACACCTTCCCATGGAACAGCTTCAAGACCTTGAATACTGCATTGATTCTAATCCTCCATGGC CTGAAACCATCTTGTTAGCATTTCAGAATTACATATTAGTACTTGGCACAAGTGTGATGATCCCAACGTTGCTTGTCCCATGGATGGGTGGATCTGAT GGCGACAAAGCACGTGTCATACAAACATTGCTTTTTGTAGCTGGCATAAACACACTTCTTCAAACGCTCTTTGGAACGAGGTTACCTGCCGTTGTTGGAGGGTCATTCGCATATGTCATTCCTATAGCATATATTATTAACGACTCATCATTGCAAAAGATTAGTGAGCCTAATGCT AGATTTATTCAAACAATGAGAGCTATCCAAGGAGCTCTAATAGTTGCTGCGAGCATACAAATAATTCTTGGCTACAGCCAAGTATGGGGACTCTTTTCACG ATTTTTCAGTCCTCTTGGAATGGCACCTGTTGTTGGATTGGTTGGTTTGGGATTATTTCAACGGGGCTTTCCTGAG CTAGGTAATTGTATAGAAATTGGCCTACCAGCCCTTTTCTTGGTTATTGGATTGTCACAA TATCTGAAACAAGTTAAACCACTAAGGGACTTCCCCATCTTTGAACGATTTCCAATATTGGTTTGTGTCGCTGTTATTTGGGTGTACTCCCTCATACTAACTGCAAGTGGAGCTTACCGTAACAGACCAAATGTTACTCAGCACAGTTGCCGTACAGACAGAGCCAACCTTATATCCACAGCTCCATG GTTCAAGTTCCCTTATCCTCTTCAGTGGGGGCCTCCAACTTTTGCAGCTGGTCATGCCTTCGCCATGATGTCTGCTGTTCTTGTCTCAATGGTTGAG TCCACTGGAGCATACAAGGCAGCATCTCGTCTGGCAATTGCCACCCCACCTCCTGCCTACGTGCTCAGCCGTGGTATTGGTTGGCAG GGAATAGGCGTTTTGCTCGATGGTCTTTTTGGAACGTGCAGTGGTTCAACTGTATCTGT TGAAAATGTGGGGCTTCTGGGACTAACTCGAGTTGGAAGCCGTAGAGTTGTACAGATTTCATCTGCCTTCATGATATTCTTTTCCATCTTTG GGAAATTTGGTGCTGTTTTTGCTTCTATACCATTCCCAATATTCGCTGCATTCTACTGTGTTTTATTCGGTCTCGTGG GTTCTGTTGGCTTATCATTTCTCCAATTCACTAACATGAATTCTATGAGGAACCTCTTGATCACCGGTCTCTCACTGTTCCTTGGGATCTCTGTTCCTCAATTTTTTGATAACTATTGGCATCCTCCACACGGACTAGTTCACACAAATGCTGGATGG TTTAACGCGTTCTTGAATGCCATATTCACATCTCCTGCAACTGTGGGATTAATCGTCGCTGTATTCCTCGACAACACAATAGAAGTAGAGAAGTCGAAAAAAGATCGAGGGATGCCTTGGTGGGTAAAGTTCAGGACGTTTAGGGGCGACAACCGGAACGAAGAGTTCTATACATTGCCATTTAACCTCAACAGATTCTTTCCTCCAACATAa
- the LOC140886942 gene encoding uncharacterized protein encodes MYPATVPPPPPPSPSPPSPPEALDQVTKLLGVLLPATLSVTCFASKWQVLRSRLATLKSLLSEVSDSPHWSENPLLLPIIPALLSTLGRVQTLCEQCCDASFSRGKLLMQSDLDMAAGWLSKQINDLDLLLRSGVLHQSTAIVLSRPNAGSSKEELTFFIKDLFTRIQIGGLEFKRKALDSLIQLLSEEEKSAGLVAKEGNVGCLISLLDLNAHDSLREPAVVAVSLLISAGDLPRKCLFEEGALGPLLKIIECSSMSMKEKASMAVEFITADPDNAWAISAYGGVPILLDLCKSGSLIAQSHAVGAIRNVSIVEDIRNLMVEERALPVLMQLLITGNPSAQAKAASCVSILASSGEHFCDLLLQEKGLQKLLHLFHECTNAETLEHVLRAIYSLSATDASYRILSGSTMFIVQIAELVKHGNVMLQHICASLLANLSISDGDKRAIGGCMAYLVKLMDSVKPDGMQEVGAKALMSLLSVKYNKKEFVRDEKSMTRLVQILDPKDLVVSKKFPVAVVAAIMAGGSQSCRKRLVAAGAYSHLQILAEMDVVGAKKALQRVSGNRLTSIFTRTWRG; translated from the coding sequence ATGTATCCCGCCACCGTCCCGCCACCGCCACCGCCATCGCCATCGCCACCGTCTCCGCCCGAGGCTCTCGACCAGGTGACGAAGCTCCTGGGCGTTCTGCTCCCGGCCACTCTTTCCGTCACTTGCTTTGCCTCCAAGTGGCAGGTTCTTCGGTCGAGACTCGCCACGCTTAAATCCCTTCTCTCGGAAGTCTCCGACTCCCCTCACTGGTCGGAGAATCCTTTGCTTCTTCCGATTATTCCGGCCTTGCTTTCCACCCTCGGCCGCGTGCAGACACTCTGCGAACAGTGCTGTGACGCGTCTTTCAGCCGCGGGAAGCTTTTGATGcaatccgatcttgacatggccGCTGGATGGCTTTCCAAGCAAATCAACGACCTCGACCTCCTGCTCCGATCTGGGGTTCTCCACCAGTCTACCGCCATTGTTCTCTCTCGGCCCAATGCTGGTTCTTCCAAGGAAGAACTCACTTTTTTTATTAAAGACCTCTTCACTAGAATTCAGATCGGTGGGCTGGAGTTCAAGCGGAAGGCTTTGGATTCATTGATTCAGCTCCTTTCCGAGGAAGAAAAGTCCGCAGGGTTAGTTGCGAAGGAAGGGAATGTCGGCTGTTTGATCTCCTTGCTCGATCTGAATGCGCATGATTCCTTGCGGGAACCAGCGGTTGTGGCAGTGTCGTTGCTCATATCAGCTGGAGATTTGCCTAGGAAGTGCTTGTTTGAGGAGGGGGCGTTGGGCCCCTTGTTGAAAATAATCGAATGCAGCTCTATGTCCATGAAGGAAAAGGCTTCCATGGCTGTGGAATTCATTACTGCTGATCCTGACAATGCTTGGGCCATTTCTGCTTATGGGGGCGTCCCGATACTATTAGACTTGTGTAAATCTGGTTCCCTTATAGCTCAATCGCATGCCGTTGGTGCGATAAGGAATGTCTCGATTGTCGAAGATATTCGGAATTTGATGGTAGAAGAAAGGGCACTTCCTGTTTTGATGCAATTGCTTATCACTGGGAATCCATCGGCGCAAGCTAAAGCGGCCAGTTGCGTATCCATTCTTGCTTCTTCAGGTGAACATTTTTGTGATTTATTGTTGCAAGAAAAGGGTTTGCAAAAGTTGCTACATTTGTTTCATGAGTGTACAAATGCTGAAACGTTAGAGCATGTGTTACGAGCTATTTATTCATTATCTGCTACGGATGCGAGTTACCGCATTTTATCTGGTTCGACCATGTTTATTGTACAAATCGCGGAGCTTGTAAAGCATGGGAATGTAATGTTACAGCATATTTGTGCCTCCTTGCTTGCTAATTTATCGATTAGTGATGGTGATAAAAGGGCGATAGGTGGGTGTATGGCCTATTTGGTGAAGTTAATGGATTCCGTGAAGCCCGATGGGATGCAGGAGGTTGGGGCAAAAGCGTTAATGTCATTGTTGTCAGTGAAATACAATAAGAAAGAGTTCGTGAGGGATGAGAAAAGTATGACGAGGTTGGTGCAAATATTGGATCCTAAGGACCTGGTTGTTTCCAAGAAGTTTCCTGTAGCAGTGGTGGCGGCAATCATGGCTGGTGGTAGCCAAAGTTGTCGAAAGAGGCTTGTGGCGGCCGGTGCTTATTCCCATTTGCAGATATTGGCAGAAATGGATGTGGTCGGAGCAAAGAAGGCTTTGCAAAGAGTCTCCGGAAATAGGCTGACAAGTATATTTACAAGGACATGGAGGGGCTAG